One Streptomyces sp. SAI-135 DNA segment encodes these proteins:
- a CDS encoding glycosyltransferase family A protein, whose product MTVKVSIIIPVYNAGVYIERPINSLLKQSMPQDEFEVIFVDDGSTDDSAERLKKIADNAENFRIFSMPNSGWPGRPRNVGVANARGEYIHFLDQDDALGPKALQVMYDRARKNNSDIVVGKVKGNMRGPIRLFRESADAVGPDFAELYETLTPHKMFRRQFLLDNDIKFQEGRCRLEDQMFLAKAYPLAKRITIVGDVVCYDWSKRDDGSNNSKSRTEPEDYYPWLAKTAQIVKANTSPGPVRDAFLTRNYRVEVLRNTSTGGFLKGDPFSMGHYEAARKVAVEEYSDSVREGLPPLWRFRAELLEADRVEDLRKVAERYRDAVSEVEFSGPARWRRGVLVAPFRARLRYQDGATVKVRKLGDGYGLDLAVVQGIDGGPEWSFKDIDNRAVVDFQLRQRNKAQAWFADVESKVTVASDGTVEITGTVRIDPDTAACGGRLPKGLYDVHVNVQLLGIERMARIEGGPVSELLPCGGERSQRLNIQAAPYWTRDGRLALDIGGNMHPVPDKSPESEATWRKVAKKVKRVLSS is encoded by the coding sequence ATGACCGTGAAGGTCAGCATCATCATCCCGGTCTACAACGCGGGGGTCTACATCGAGCGCCCGATCAACTCGCTCCTGAAGCAGTCAATGCCTCAGGACGAGTTCGAGGTGATCTTTGTCGACGACGGATCGACCGATGATTCCGCGGAGCGGCTGAAGAAGATAGCCGACAATGCGGAGAACTTCCGAATATTTTCCATGCCGAACTCCGGCTGGCCCGGACGTCCGCGCAATGTCGGTGTCGCCAACGCGCGCGGCGAGTACATCCATTTCCTCGACCAGGACGACGCCCTGGGCCCGAAGGCCCTGCAGGTGATGTACGACCGGGCACGCAAGAACAATTCCGACATCGTCGTCGGCAAGGTCAAGGGCAACATGCGCGGCCCCATCCGCCTTTTCCGCGAGTCGGCCGACGCGGTCGGCCCGGACTTCGCCGAGCTGTACGAGACGCTGACCCCGCACAAGATGTTCCGCCGTCAGTTCCTGCTCGACAACGACATCAAGTTCCAGGAAGGGCGCTGCCGCCTGGAGGACCAGATGTTCCTGGCGAAGGCCTATCCGCTCGCCAAGCGCATCACGATAGTCGGCGATGTCGTGTGCTACGACTGGAGCAAGCGCGACGACGGCAGCAACAACAGCAAGAGCCGGACCGAGCCGGAGGACTACTACCCCTGGCTCGCCAAGACCGCGCAGATCGTGAAGGCCAACACGAGCCCGGGACCGGTTCGCGACGCCTTCCTGACGCGCAACTACCGCGTCGAGGTCCTGCGGAACACCTCCACAGGGGGCTTCCTCAAGGGCGATCCCTTCAGCATGGGGCACTACGAGGCGGCCCGTAAGGTCGCGGTCGAGGAGTACTCGGACTCCGTCCGTGAGGGGCTGCCGCCGCTGTGGCGGTTCCGTGCCGAACTCCTCGAGGCCGACCGTGTCGAGGATCTGCGCAAGGTGGCCGAGCGCTACCGTGACGCCGTCAGCGAGGTCGAGTTCAGCGGCCCGGCGCGCTGGCGGCGGGGCGTGCTGGTCGCACCGTTCCGCGCGCGGCTGCGCTACCAGGACGGTGCCACGGTGAAGGTGAGGAAGCTGGGCGACGGCTACGGCCTCGACCTCGCCGTGGTCCAGGGGATCGACGGCGGGCCGGAGTGGTCCTTCAAGGACATCGACAACCGCGCGGTCGTCGATTTCCAGCTGCGTCAGCGCAACAAGGCGCAGGCCTGGTTCGCCGACGTCGAGTCCAAGGTGACGGTGGCCTCCGACGGAACGGTGGAGATCACGGGAACCGTCCGCATCGATCCCGACACGGCGGCGTGCGGAGGCCGGCTCCCCAAGGGGCTGTACGACGTCCACGTCAACGTCCAGCTGCTCGGGATCGAGCGCATGGCCCGGATCGAGGGCGGCCCGGTCAGCGAGCTGCTGCCCTGCGGCGGTGAGCGGTCCCAGCGCCTGAACATCCAGGCCGCTCCGTACTGGACCAGGGACGGGCGGCTCGCGCTCGACATCGGCGGAAACATGCACCCGGTCCCGGACAAGTCCCCGGAGTCCGAGGCCACCTGGCGAAAAGTCGCCAAGAAGGTCAAACGAGTTCTCTCATCCTGA
- the rfbD gene encoding dTDP-4-dehydrorhamnose reductase, whose product MTDNRTWLVTGAGGMLGQDLLARLDRAGERYVALDRKALDLTDADAVSAALDEHRPAVVVNCAAWTAVDDAETREDEALAVNGDGPAHLAAACARTGAVLLHVSTDYVFAGDATTPYAEDAPTAPRSAYGRTKLAGEQAVLATLPETGYVVRTAWLYGAGGGNFVHTMIKLERVKDTLDVVDDQRGQPTWTVDLADRLVRLGEAALAGTAPAGVYHGTSSGETTWFGLTREIFRLLGADPERVRPTTSAAFARPAPRPAYSVLGHNRWQQAGIEPIRDWSESLSCAMPVLVAELQEGNP is encoded by the coding sequence GTGACCGACAACCGCACCTGGCTGGTCACGGGCGCGGGCGGGATGCTGGGCCAGGACCTCCTGGCCCGGCTGGACCGGGCGGGGGAGCGGTATGTCGCGCTCGACCGCAAGGCGCTGGACCTCACCGACGCCGACGCGGTGAGCGCGGCCCTCGACGAGCACCGGCCCGCCGTGGTCGTCAACTGCGCCGCCTGGACGGCCGTCGACGACGCCGAGACCCGTGAGGACGAGGCGCTCGCCGTCAACGGCGACGGCCCGGCCCACCTGGCCGCCGCGTGCGCCCGCACCGGCGCCGTCCTGCTGCACGTCTCGACGGACTACGTGTTCGCCGGGGACGCCACCACGCCGTACGCCGAGGACGCGCCCACCGCGCCCCGCAGCGCCTACGGCCGCACCAAGCTGGCCGGCGAGCAGGCGGTCCTCGCCACGCTCCCGGAGACCGGCTACGTGGTCCGCACGGCCTGGCTGTACGGCGCGGGCGGCGGCAACTTCGTGCACACGATGATCAAGCTGGAGCGCGTCAAGGACACCCTCGACGTCGTCGACGACCAGCGTGGCCAGCCCACCTGGACCGTCGACCTGGCGGACCGCCTGGTGCGTCTCGGCGAGGCCGCGCTCGCGGGGACCGCTCCCGCCGGTGTGTACCACGGCACCAGCAGTGGCGAGACGACGTGGTTCGGGCTCACCCGGGAGATCTTCCGGCTGCTGGGCGCCGACCCGGAGCGGGTCCGGCCGACCACCAGCGCGGCGTTCGCCCGCCCCGCGCCCAGGCCCGCGTACAGCGTGCTGGGGCACAACCGCTGGCAGCAGGCCGGCATCGAACCGATTCGTGACTGGTCCGAGAGTCTCAGCTGCGCGATGCCCGTGTTGGTCGCGGAGCTCCAGGAGGGGAACCCATGA
- the rfbB gene encoding dTDP-glucose 4,6-dehydratase — translation MTTRILVTGGAGFIGSHYVRTVLGPEGPGDVSVTVLDKLTYAGNPANLDEVREHPGFAFVQGDICDPELVGKLMAEHDQVVHFAAESHVDRSIDGGAEFVRTNVVGTHTLIDAAHRAGIKTFVHISTDEVYGSIDEGSWPETHPLEPNSPYSSAKASSDLIALSYHRTHGLDVRVTRCSNNYGHHHFPEKVIPLFVTNLLDGKKVPLYGDGGNVRDWLHIDDHVQGIELVRTKGRAGEVYNIGGGTELSNKELTGLLLKACGADWETSVEYVEDRKGHDRRYSVDCTKIREELGYEPRKSFEQGLAETVQWYRDNRAWWEPLKERAAL, via the coding sequence ATGACCACTCGGATTCTGGTGACCGGCGGTGCCGGCTTCATCGGCTCGCACTACGTCCGTACCGTGCTCGGCCCCGAGGGCCCCGGTGACGTCTCGGTCACCGTCCTCGACAAGCTGACCTACGCGGGCAACCCGGCCAACCTCGACGAGGTGCGCGAGCACCCCGGATTCGCCTTCGTGCAGGGCGACATCTGCGACCCCGAGCTGGTCGGCAAGCTGATGGCCGAGCACGACCAGGTGGTGCACTTCGCCGCCGAGTCGCACGTCGACCGTTCCATCGACGGGGGCGCCGAGTTCGTGCGCACCAACGTGGTCGGCACCCACACCCTCATCGACGCGGCCCACCGCGCGGGCATCAAGACCTTCGTCCACATCTCCACCGACGAGGTCTACGGCTCGATCGACGAGGGCTCCTGGCCCGAGACGCACCCGCTGGAGCCCAACTCGCCGTACTCCTCGGCGAAGGCGTCCAGCGACCTGATCGCGCTGTCGTACCACCGCACCCACGGCCTCGACGTGCGGGTGACCCGCTGCTCCAACAACTACGGGCACCACCACTTCCCCGAGAAGGTCATCCCGCTCTTCGTGACCAACCTCCTCGACGGCAAGAAGGTCCCGCTGTACGGCGACGGCGGCAACGTCCGCGACTGGCTGCACATCGACGACCACGTCCAGGGCATCGAGCTCGTGCGCACCAAGGGCCGCGCGGGTGAGGTCTACAACATCGGCGGCGGCACCGAGCTCTCCAACAAGGAGCTCACCGGTCTGCTGCTGAAGGCCTGCGGCGCCGACTGGGAGACCAGCGTCGAGTACGTCGAGGACCGCAAGGGCCACGACCGCCGTTACTCCGTCGACTGCACGAAGATCCGCGAGGAGCTCGGCTACGAGCCCCGCAAGAGCTTCGAGCAGGGCCTCGCCGAGACCGTCCAGTGGTACCGCGACAACCGCGCCTGGTGGGAGCCGCTGAAGGAGCGTGCCGCGCTGTGA
- a CDS encoding glucose-1-phosphate thymidylyltransferase has translation MKALVLSGGAGTRLRPITHTSAKQLVPVANKPVLFYGLEAIAEAGISEVGIVVGDTADEIREAVGDGSQFGIKVTYIPQDAPLGLAHAVLIAQEFLGDEDFVMYLGDNFIVGGITGLVEEFRSERPDAQILLTKVPNPTSFGVAELDGDGRVVGLEEKPKQPKSDLALVGVYLFTPAIHEAVRSIEPSWRGELEITHAIQWLIDQKRDVRSTTISGYWKDTGNVTDMLEVNRSVLETVEPVVEGTVDESSEIIGRVRVEAGASVSGSRIVGPAIIGAGTVVNDAYIGPFTSVSEDCRIEDSEIEYSIVLRGSSVTGVRRVEASLIGRDVEVTPAPRNPKAHRLVLGDHSKVQISS, from the coding sequence GTGAAGGCTCTCGTGCTCTCCGGGGGGGCGGGCACCCGCCTCCGTCCGATCACTCACACCTCGGCCAAGCAGCTGGTCCCGGTCGCCAACAAGCCCGTGCTCTTCTACGGCCTGGAGGCGATCGCCGAGGCCGGCATCAGTGAGGTCGGCATCGTCGTCGGCGACACCGCGGACGAGATCCGTGAGGCGGTCGGTGACGGCTCCCAGTTCGGGATCAAGGTCACCTACATCCCGCAGGACGCGCCGCTGGGCCTCGCCCACGCCGTGCTCATCGCGCAGGAGTTCCTCGGTGACGAGGACTTCGTCATGTACCTCGGCGACAACTTCATCGTCGGTGGCATCACCGGTCTGGTGGAGGAGTTCCGCAGCGAGCGCCCCGACGCGCAGATCCTGCTGACCAAGGTCCCCAACCCCACCTCCTTCGGTGTCGCCGAACTCGACGGCGACGGCCGGGTGGTGGGCCTGGAGGAGAAGCCGAAGCAGCCCAAGAGCGACCTGGCCCTCGTCGGCGTCTACCTCTTCACTCCGGCCATCCACGAGGCCGTCCGCTCCATCGAGCCCTCCTGGCGCGGCGAGCTGGAGATCACCCACGCCATCCAGTGGCTGATCGACCAGAAGCGCGACGTCCGCTCCACGACCATCTCCGGCTACTGGAAGGACACCGGCAACGTCACCGACATGCTGGAGGTCAACCGGTCGGTCCTGGAGACCGTCGAGCCGGTGGTCGAGGGCACGGTCGACGAGAGCAGCGAGATCATCGGCCGGGTCCGCGTCGAGGCGGGTGCCAGCGTCAGTGGCAGCCGGATCGTCGGGCCTGCCATCATCGGTGCCGGCACGGTGGTCAACGACGCCTACATCGGTCCGTTCACGTCCGTCTCCGAGGACTGCCGGATCGAGGACAGCGAAATCGAGTACTCCATCGTGCTGCGTGGCTCGTCCGTGACCGGCGTACGCCGGGTGGAGGCCTCGCTCATCGGGCGTGACGTGGAGGTCACGCCCGCGCCCCGTAACCCCAAGGCACACCGGCTCGTGCTCGGTGATCACAGCAAGGTGCAGATCTCTTCATGA